Below is a window of Bacteroidales bacterium DNA.
AAAGTTGGCTTTTTCTCACATTATTTTCGTGTACGAGTGCGCCCAGCGTTACGGTTACATTGTCGTCGGTGGGGTTGTCGTTGAGGTCGCCCATGATGATGATGTTGGCGTGGGCGTCGAAGCGGAATATGGAATCGACGACCTGGCGAACCTGCTGAGCTGCACGCTGGCGTTTGGGATCACTTTGTTCTTTTCCGCCATAGCGCGATGGCCAATGGTTTACGAGGAAATGCAATGTATCGCGGTCGGCAGCCAGCGCTTTAAAATAGAGCAAGTCGCGGGTGCGGTCGGTGCTGTCGAAATCGAAGGTGAGCAGGTAGGGGCGGCTGTGGAGCGGCTGCAGCATCCCGTTCCGGTAGAGCAGCGCTACGTCGATGCCGCGTTCGTCGGGACTGTCGAAATGAACGATATCGTAACCGCCTTTATCGAGCGGTTTGGTAGCTACCAGGTCGCGGAGCACACCCAGGTTTTCTACCTCTGCCAGACCGATTGCCAAAGGCAATTCCGTGCTGTCGATGGCGCCCAGCACCCGCGCTATATTTTTGAGTTTTTGCTCGTAGCGCTCCGTATTCCAGGGAATGGCAGCTTCCGGTGTAAACTCGCCGTCGTGAACACCCGGATCGTTGATGGTGTCGAAGAGATTTTCGACGTTGTAAAAAGCAATCGTAAAATGATCGGGCGGTGCCTGCCCGCAGGAGGTAAAAAGATAAAGCAGACCAAAAGCTGCTGCAAGTAGGGGGAGTGAAAATTTCGCTTTCATAAAATTGGTATTGATTCTAAAAAACTTCTGTCGGTTATTTCCGTGGTTTCTTATCCTGCAGCCACAACTGCTGTCCGGCGCGCGGCTCGGTGCCGCGGTCCATAAGGTTTTTGCGGTAAAGCTGCTTTAGCTTGATGCCGTAAAGCTGGGAGATACTGTGCATGGTTTCGCCCTGTTTTACAAAATGATAAGGTGTGGTAGCTTTGTTTTTTTTGCGTTCCAGATACACCATGTCGCCCTCTTTGATTCTGTCTTTTTTCGTCAGGTCATTGTATTTCCAAATCTGATAATGGTAGATATTGAAATCGCCGGCGATTTTATAGAAATCATCGCCTTTGCGGGCGAAGATAAATTTTCGTTTGTTGTTGGTGAGCACCTTGCGGTCGTTTTTGCCCACGCCAAAGGCTTCGTATTTTCGTTGGTCAGCTTTGGGGATTTCGTCGGGACGCTTCTGGCGGGCAAGGGCGTCTTTGTCAAGCAGGTCGTATTTGTAAAGCTCCAGCTCTTCTATGATCTTGATGAGCATATCGGGATACTTCGGATTGGTGGCATAACCGGCCTTTTTGAGTCCGTGCGCCCAACCTTTGTAGTCGGTAATCTTGAGTTCAAACAGGAAAGCGTATCTGCCGCGCTGGCTCAGGAAAAAAGAGTGGTCTTTGTACGATTCCTCGGCAGAGGCATACACGCGGAAACATTCGTCGGGGGCGTCGTCGGTTACGAACATCGTTTTGCCTTCCCAGCCCAGGTGGCACTTTATGCCAAAGTGGTTGTTGCCCTCGCGTGCCAGGCGACTGTTGCC
It encodes the following:
- a CDS encoding glucosaminidase domain-containing protein, producing MPALGLVLLLLMLALPLTTLVAQVKMTRAEYVEMYKEIAVREMVDFSIPASITLAQGIIESGSGNSRLAREGNNHFGIKCHLGWEGKTMFVTDDAPDECFRVYASAEESYKDHSFFLSQRGRYAFLFELKITDYKGWAHGLKKAGYATNPKYPDMLIKIIEELELYKYDLLDKDALARQKRPDEIPKADQRKYEAFGVGKNDRKVLTNNKRKFIFARKGDDFYKIAGDFNIYHYQIWKYNDLTKKDRIKEGDMVYLERKKNKATTPYHFVKQGETMHSISQLYGIKLKQLYRKNLMDRGTEPRAGQQLWLQDKKPRK